In the Candidatus Cloacimonas acidaminovorans str. Evry genome, one interval contains:
- a CDS encoding L-cysteine desulfidase family protein, with the protein MKDTENILALLKQEVSPALGCTEPAAVALAGAYASSVLKDTIISADLIVSPNVLKNGMGVGIPNTNLMGLEIAFALGILVAEPEKGLEVLLDLKAETINAGKQMLAEKRINTKMKETEEKIWIEASLKTAKSESKAILRWRHNWLYHWEKDKHILQHNEIGAEEAPLLISPSAFSLKDYYDFCRDTDIDKLELIDLGLILNRRIADFGLTNKSGINVGKMIMEQINSGLLGDDIHHYAMALTAAATDARMSGCNLPVISNSGSGNQGLAITLPIIAVAEKLGSNQEELIRALAMGHLVSVHIKQKIGILSCICGCLSASAGAASGIVMLLKGTYPQIEYAIKNMIADTAGMVCDGAKEGCSLKVATTTSAAVQAALLAKTGICVSSNDGIITDSIEGTIDNLAYFVNKGMQDADSTILNIMLNKIK; encoded by the coding sequence ATGAAGGATACAGAAAATATCTTGGCACTCTTAAAACAAGAGGTTTCTCCTGCTTTAGGGTGTACGGAACCGGCAGCTGTTGCTTTAGCAGGAGCTTATGCTTCAAGTGTTTTAAAGGATACAATTATCTCTGCCGATTTGATTGTAAGCCCTAATGTTTTAAAAAACGGAATGGGAGTTGGGATTCCCAATACAAATTTAATGGGTTTGGAAATTGCTTTTGCTTTAGGAATATTAGTTGCCGAGCCGGAAAAGGGTCTGGAGGTTTTATTAGATTTAAAGGCGGAAACAATCAACGCGGGCAAACAAATGCTGGCAGAAAAAAGAATTAATACCAAAATGAAAGAAACGGAAGAAAAGATATGGATTGAAGCTTCTTTAAAGACAGCAAAATCTGAAAGCAAGGCAATTTTACGTTGGCGTCATAATTGGTTGTATCATTGGGAAAAAGATAAGCATATTTTGCAACACAACGAAATAGGCGCTGAAGAAGCACCCCTTTTAATATCACCATCCGCTTTTTCCTTGAAGGATTATTACGATTTTTGCAGGGATACGGATATTGATAAATTGGAATTAATTGATTTGGGATTGATTTTAAACCGGAGAATAGCAGATTTTGGCTTAACCAACAAATCCGGTATTAATGTTGGCAAGATGATTATGGAACAAATAAATAGCGGTCTTTTGGGTGATGACATTCATCATTATGCAATGGCTTTAACTGCGGCTGCAACTGATGCCAGAATGAGCGGATGCAATTTGCCTGTGATTAGTAATTCCGGAAGCGGAAATCAGGGGTTGGCTATTACTCTGCCTATAATTGCAGTTGCCGAAAAACTTGGCAGTAACCAAGAAGAACTAATCAGAGCTTTAGCTATGGGGCATTTGGTGAGTGTGCATATAAAACAAAAAATCGGCATTCTTTCCTGTATTTGCGGATGCCTTTCTGCTTCTGCCGGAGCTGCAAGTGGCATAGTTATGCTTTTAAAAGGAACCTATCCTCAAATTGAATATGCCATTAAAAATATGATTGCCGATACAGCAGGAATGGTTTGTGACGGTGCTAAAGAAGGTTGTTCCTTAAAAGTTGCCACAACTACAAGTGCTGCCGTTCAAGCTGCTCTTTTAGCGAAAACAGGAATTTGTGTTTCTTCCAATGATGGCATAATTACGGATAGCATAGAAGGCACTATTGACAATTTAGCTTATTTTGTAAATAAGGGAATGCAAGATGCCGACAGTACTATTCTAAATATTATGTTAAACAAGATAAAATAA
- a CDS encoding DEAD/DEAH box helicase family protein — protein sequence MNIEKYLVLNKYLLSLLGVSEFKDLQDKLKDVNDKDNYLEVLLIYFNNKINEANQSVIAINKLRHYDDNIEGYLSQINRHREPIRLKYFQYLAVLFTEILLDNIKNNQTNFIYDLNEFLERYKKENKVEAINAFTEDDLNKIAFWMATGSGKTLIMHINYYQFLHYKLFSPDSIMLITPNEGLSKQHYEELTKSGIPCRLYYENYGFTDSLKNKDEVLVIEMTKLVETKKGGGVTISINAFEGRKLIFVDEGHKGKKAEEQKWAKLRDTLAENGMVFEYSATFGQILSEKNKVTLQEYAKAIIFDYSYKYFYLDGYGKDFSVINAKNIKVEETRFQETMFLANLLDFYEQSLIFEDRKGLAEKQNLEKPLWIFVGTTVTGSEEESDVVQIVNFLHKVIKDPAWVNSKLTAILTGKAEFKNESGEDIFANKFTYIKEKVLNIEDLFTKIFGGKGGFGIYELKSAKGEFGLKTGENKYFGVINIGDVFSFKKQLEKIGLPVETDAISESLFDHIKAPNSSVNILIGSKKFIEGWDTWRVSSMGLLNIGTGQGPQIIQLFGRGVRLKGQNMTLKRSMEKDIKQLENLNIYGIRADYLSKFLEALSKEEMDLETIEIPVQPNNVEKWETLYTLAKKDVDFNKEKVLFLKEENFSITLDLMPKLSAYLSQKRNAQGIASSNIAINTKEHKLAIDDDARKKLNLFFDWNKIWLELYEYKLERGYWNLILDRDFIKNYLLYSGKYKILATPETLQVNTIEDIPRLENIALQLLKKYIDQFYNFHLKKYEMEHLYYAPVTDDSALSVFAKPDDGYNYTIQISKTQENNQLIANIKALVQDLDKLMKEETKELPRIYFDKHLYLPILLRDTKIEKMHPEGLVESEKEFISGLKKYLMNKNEFTNREIYLLRNFPKSGIGFFNLSGFYPDFIMWVKYQNKQIICFLDPKGLEHQKSLDSEKVQLHKEIKEIEKQLGNKDIILESFVLSITPYDSLIKGLVNPTSQKEYENNHILFLGSIWSGWQDRLFDILEKSISANKSE from the coding sequence AAGGACTTACAGGATAAGCTGAAAGATGTTAATGATAAGGATAACTATTTGGAGGTTCTTCTTATCTATTTTAACAACAAGATAAACGAGGCAAATCAGAGCGTTATAGCTATAAATAAACTTAGGCATTATGATGATAATATTGAGGGTTATTTATCTCAAATAAATAGACATCGGGAACCGATTAGATTAAAGTATTTTCAATATCTGGCAGTGCTCTTTACAGAAATCCTGTTAGATAACATAAAAAATAATCAGACCAATTTTATCTATGATCTGAATGAATTTTTAGAACGCTATAAAAAGGAAAATAAAGTAGAAGCAATAAATGCTTTTACTGAAGATGATTTGAATAAGATAGCTTTCTGGATGGCAACCGGTTCGGGAAAAACCTTAATTATGCACATCAATTATTATCAGTTTTTGCATTATAAACTATTTTCTCCCGATAGCATTATGTTGATAACTCCCAATGAAGGTCTTTCCAAACAGCATTATGAAGAATTAACAAAAAGCGGAATTCCCTGTCGTCTCTATTATGAAAATTATGGTTTTACGGATAGTTTAAAGAATAAAGATGAAGTTTTGGTAATTGAAATGACTAAATTGGTGGAAACCAAAAAAGGAGGGGGAGTAACTATCTCCATAAATGCTTTTGAGGGAAGAAAACTGATATTCGTAGATGAAGGACATAAAGGGAAAAAAGCGGAAGAACAAAAATGGGCAAAATTGAGAGATACCCTGGCTGAAAACGGAATGGTTTTTGAATATAGCGCAACCTTCGGACAAATACTAAGCGAGAAAAATAAGGTTACCTTACAGGAATATGCCAAGGCAATTATTTTTGATTATTCCTATAAATACTTTTATCTGGATGGCTATGGCAAGGATTTTTCCGTGATAAATGCGAAAAATATTAAAGTAGAGGAAACCAGATTTCAGGAAACAATGTTTTTAGCCAATTTACTTGATTTCTATGAGCAATCGCTTATCTTTGAGGATAGAAAAGGGCTGGCGGAAAAACAAAATCTGGAAAAACCCCTGTGGATTTTTGTGGGAACAACGGTTACCGGTAGTGAAGAAGAATCCGATGTAGTCCAAATTGTCAATTTTTTACATAAAGTAATCAAAGACCCCGCTTGGGTAAATAGCAAGCTGACAGCTATTTTAACAGGAAAAGCGGAATTTAAAAACGAAAGCGGAGAAGACATCTTTGCTAATAAGTTCACATATATAAAAGAGAAAGTACTGAATATAGAGGATTTATTCACTAAAATTTTTGGCGGGAAAGGCGGTTTTGGTATTTACGAATTGAAAAGCGCTAAAGGTGAATTTGGCTTAAAAACCGGAGAAAATAAATACTTTGGCGTTATCAATATCGGCGATGTTTTTAGTTTTAAAAAGCAACTGGAAAAAATAGGACTACCGGTAGAAACGGACGCTATTTCGGAATCGCTGTTTGACCATATTAAAGCACCTAATTCTTCAGTTAATATCCTTATCGGTTCCAAGAAATTTATTGAGGGCTGGGATACTTGGAGAGTATCCTCTATGGGCTTATTAAATATAGGAACAGGACAAGGACCGCAAATTATTCAACTTTTCGGTAGAGGAGTTCGTTTAAAGGGACAAAATATGACCCTGAAACGCAGTATGGAAAAGGATATAAAACAGTTGGAGAATTTGAATATTTACGGAATCCGGGCGGACTATCTAAGCAAATTTTTAGAGGCACTAAGTAAAGAAGAAATGGACTTGGAAACCATTGAAATACCTGTTCAACCTAATAATGTGGAAAAATGGGAAACTCTATATACCTTAGCAAAAAAAGATGTGGATTTCAATAAGGAAAAAGTTTTATTCTTAAAAGAGGAGAATTTCTCCATAACCCTTGATCTGATGCCTAAATTATCCGCTTACCTTAGCCAAAAACGCAATGCACAAGGTATTGCCAGTTCCAATATTGCTATTAATACAAAGGAACATAAGCTGGCAATTGATGACGATGCAAGGAAAAAGCTTAATCTCTTTTTTGATTGGAATAAAATCTGGCTGGAGTTATATGAGTATAAATTGGAACGGGGATACTGGAATTTGATATTGGACAGAGATTTTATTAAGAATTATCTGCTTTATTCCGGTAAATATAAGATATTAGCTACTCCGGAAACTCTGCAAGTTAACACAATTGAAGATATACCAAGGTTGGAAAATATAGCTCTGCAACTACTGAAGAAATACATTGACCAATTCTATAACTTTCACTTAAAAAAATATGAGATGGAACATTTATACTATGCACCCGTTACCGATGATTCAGCTTTAAGCGTTTTTGCCAAACCTGATGACGGATATAATTATACTATTCAAATAAGCAAAACCCAAGAAAACAACCAATTGATTGCAAATATTAAGGCATTGGTCCAGGATTTGGATAAATTAATGAAAGAAGAAACCAAAGAACTTCCCAGAATTTACTTTGATAAACATCTCTACTTGCCTATCCTATTGAGAGATACAAAGATAGAAAAAATGCATCCGGAAGGATTGGTAGAAAGCGAAAAAGAGTTTATCTCTGGGTTAAAAAAATACCTGATGAATAAAAATGAATTTACCAATAGGGAAATATACCTGCTGAGGAATTTTCCTAAATCAGGCATCGGTTTCTTCAATCTTAGCGGTTTCTATCCCGATTTTATTATGTGGGTTAAATATCAAAATAAACAGATAATTTGCTTTCTTGACCCGAAGGGGTTGGAACATCAGAAAAGTTTGGATTCGGAAAAAGTGCAATTACACAAAGAAATTAAAGAAATAGAAAAACAACTTGGAAATAAAGACATTATTCTGGAGTCCTTTGTCCTTTCTATTACTCCCTATGATTCACTAATTAAAGGGTTGGTAAATCCTACCTCCCAAAAGGAATATGAAAATAATCATATTCTTTTTCTGGGTTCTATTTGGTCGGGATGGCAAGATCGATTGTTTGATATTCTGGAAAAGAGCATTAGCGCAAATAAAAGCGAATAA